The DNA sequence ATGGAGACAGGACGCAGCTGACTGATACGTTATGGTTCTCCTCCATCTGGTGCCTAagaattcaacaggtgaagcccgACGCCCCAAATAATCTTTAACTGttgaatatggggggggggaggagagtatATAAaaatctctctgtgtatgtgtatttgtgcataattatatatatttgtgtgtcattacctatttctctccctctgtttACCTCGCGTTCGCGgttggcagggagggaggaaatggcgAGGCGGAGGCGGCGACCTTTCTCTGCGCAGCCCTCGCTTTCCCCACAGGATCCGGGCCCGAGTCCAGCTCAGGACCTTCCCTGAGGGGGCAGAACCCTCGGCGGCTGCCGCCTCCTCAGCCGAGCCCCTTCTTGACTCCGCTTCAGGGCGggctttccctcttcctcttccctccctttccgCCGACGAGGAGCAACGGCAAGTCccggagggagagaggcaggcaggcaggcaggcagcgggAACGGCGGCGGCGTCTCTGGTGGCCGCAGCTGCAGCTTCACCTCGTGAGAGAGGCGGGAAGCGAAGACCCAGGCGACGCCTCCCGCTGTGGGGCTCCCGAGGCGGAAGGCCGgcctgaggggaggggagacgcCCGCGTAGGACGGGATCGAAGCGGGCAGGGCAGGGCGGTCCTCTTCGCTTCGGCAGCCTCGGCGGCGGCGACCCAACATGCCTCCCGCTTCCTCGgcgttgccgccgccgccgtcgccaccaccgttgttgttgttgtcctcgCCCTC is a window from the Lacerta agilis isolate rLacAgi1 chromosome 8, rLacAgi1.pri, whole genome shotgun sequence genome containing:
- the LOC117051938 gene encoding E3 ubiquitin-protein ligase synoviolin-like, translated to MSRLLLPPPPPPSSSCAWGGGRGGRGQQQQRWWRRRRRQRRGSGRHVGSPPPRLPKRRGPPCPARFDPVLRGRLPSPQAGLPPREPHSGRRRLGLRFPPLSRGEAAAAATRDAAAVPAACLPACLSPSGTCRCSSSAEREGRGRGKARPEAESRRGSAEEAAAAEGSAPSGKVLSWTRARILWGKRGLRRERSPPPPRHFLPPCQPRTRGSKAWMPTEMKAKESHQSDAKLRWVLLSFRNDQRLPDLKELSLFSWAHCIFMKAFRIKLQRTFVISTALAFKTTQAINSKTPVSSFLVTLGGLAQDTSKQKVRSKISLPAHHDLLCTLKV